The Pieris napi chromosome 14, ilPieNapi1.2, whole genome shotgun sequence genomic interval CGCGAGTTAGCGCggtacaaaattaaaagagATATGTCGGTATCTAATTAAAGTTATAGGTATTATCAGCAAACACGCTTCCCGATTCATACAATAACtctctatattttttaatctaaagcACTAAATATCTATCCTTAACAACAGTTAGtaagcaatttattttataattgtgtgttcttaaatctttgttttggtaaaagcaattaataatgtttcGAAACAAGTTATAATTTAGATTTCGCGGGAATTTATAATTCAGAGTTTATCGACCCCGAAAtttcaatttacatttaccaacAACTTGAGGTGATGATATACTCTGtgttacgaaataattagacCGCTATATTCGGAGTATTTGCTTAACCCGCTAGTTTACTTAGAGAACTAAATAGAAActaattttgactttcaatAGTGTGTATAAAGTTGATGGAATGTATTGACATTAAgatctaatttttaaattatcttacaaaagttactaataataatcaattattttcaGAGATCTATGGCTAGATCTAGTGGCATTGTCTATTTTGGGAATGTCAGTTGCCTTGACATTATTACCGACGTTTCAAGGAGTATTAACTAGTTCAATGTAAGTCTGAAATAGGAATCATTTTATTAACCGCAAGCGTTCATTACCGCTGTACCGTCATGTCGAAAAGTCTTGTTTAATATTCCCAACCTCCTAATGCTCTGGACACTTGTGcgtatgttatattattaaaatgaatcaGAACAAagaattgtaaaaattaaatattaagaaaaacttCAATTCAATCAGTacaaaattcattattatcggaattttatttatactattaaattaaaaatgttaatgtatGGTACATTGTCTCGTGTGTATAATTATGACATTACTGTCCATGCCTCACCATAACCATTTACtacaaagaaaagaaaaaaaaatacttatgaacatcaaaaaaatgcttctaaattgACAGTTACTGTcatttctcaaatcaagagcgtaAACTAACAATTAGctaactggcaataaattctCCGTCACTCTTTAAAATCGCCATTTTGTACATTGTAAGCacctgcaaccattacatcaTGCTCCTCatcactttttattaaatttaaaaaatattattttactagctgaccgggcaaacgtcgttttgtcATGTACAGTAAAATCTCTTTATTCGCGGGGTATACGTTCCATAAATATGCCGCGAATACAGAAACCGTGAATACAGAATGGTAATTTATATGGGTTTATAGGGGATACGTTCCTAGGtgccaaaataaaaacacaaatatataagaaaatcaattttattgatGTTATTAAACATTATGTAATCATTATCCTCAGGCTTAGAGTAAATGTCACATTTTTAGTGCTAGTTGAAGCCTCTTCTCCAATGGGCTGTGAATTTAACATTTCCTCCAAGTCGGTTTCAGTCCAATCTTCATCTTGCGATTCAAGCAATTCCTGAATGTCACTTGATTCTGTCTGTTCGAACCCATCTCGTCTTATTCCATTTGCAATTTCGGCTATGTTTGCAGTCAAAGTTTGAACTTTCACGAATTCTTCGTCATTTTCCGCAGTCAGAGCAGGTATAGATAGTTTTTTCCAGCATGACTTCAATGTGTGTGGTTTCAGTTCGTCCAATGATTCTTTTATGTTTACGATGCATTTTGCTATGTCAAATTTCTTCCAGGAACTTTCATATCAGAATTACACTCCATATTATCTATATGATATTGCGTTAAACACCTATtggaattttgtatgaaattttagATCCgcgaataaagattttttttgccgcgaataaagaaattgggttgcatttttttaatccGCGAATAGTGAAAACGCGAATAAAGGAAGCGTGAATAGGGAGCTTTTACTGTATatcatttacaataaaaaataggggttgatcgtagaggggtgaaagttaggggttgtatgtattttttaatgctgtatcataaacaaatgaaaaacagaaaaaaatatctaaaaataaaataaaaaaatctaggGGCGACTACCCTCaatatttagggggatgaaaaatagatgttgtccgattctcagacatacccaatatgcatacaaaatttcatgagaatcggtcgagccgtttcggatgagtttaaccacaaacaccgcgacacgagaattttatatattagatacatAGTTTTGGAGAAATTAGAATATCACGAAGTTAACCAACGattgaattatttagttaCGAAGGTGGCTGCCCAGAAGCGATCGCAACTTACAGCGCCGTGGCTGGAGTCTGGTCCTGCTGTTACTCCCTTGGCGAGGTCCTAGGTCCAGCTGTAGGTGGAGCTCTGGCTGAAAGATATGGCTTCCCGTTCTGTGCAACACTCTGTGCTGTTGCCTGTTTTGTTATggtaatagttatttaatccTAAGCCGGGTTCGAATCCCGGGAAAAACTTTTGAAGTGCGATATGTATATAGATTTTCACGAGCGTAATAAGCCTGAGTTAGTTGAATGTTTTGTCcgatttatttgcaagaaggTATAGACGAACATTGTGTGTATAAAAAGATACATAACTATTACAATTTGAAAAGTGTACGGTACtaggtgttttatttaaatttacattactaagtaaaacagttattactattatacacaattttattaatatgttacTACATTGTTATAACGAAATTACGTAATCAtgaagttattatattaagcttatgaataataaaattaagaaattagtACATCTAATATACACTCTTtacattctaaattcaaaaaactaCATTGCTTTTAACaccctttttaatttataaatgttttgagtattattggtaaaatattgataaattacagGGCATCATTACCCTCGCGTTCTTCTCATTGCGGGAGTCTTCAAAATGGATAGATGACTCCATATCAGATTCCATACCATACACAGATTCTACATGGAATAGTAATTTCTATAGAACGCAGAGCGCTCCAGCAAGCCAAATGGCCGAACATACTCCACTCATAAGCAATTCTTGCACCGGAAATGGTAggtttgaatttggaattattttttgtcatttcAATAATGTCTTACGGGAGTACCAAGCGTTTAAAGGAATTATCTGTATaacaaattgtataatatgtaacGCCATTGCGAAATATCTGAATATTTCTAACATacaaacactacaaaataaattaataaaagcactatgtatttagatatttttttttaacacagattataaaatctaccaagaaaccaaaattatgacgattaaacaactatGTGTTATAGCACCTctatcttaattaaaaaaaaaactctccATAGTAGCttatcgtttaaaaaaatcaaacaccactacacgcaatactcgtcgagcgagtttgcttatcttgccgaagccgcgtacaaattatttgaagaagtctattaagtatgagggtgtgcaattatttaatcaattatcgTCTAAACTTGTAAtgacaattcaaaagggcattaaagatacatatcagaatgagcctagtagactaaaattgggacggGAATTGGgaatggcgacgtgtatctcattcgtttatacatattaagtttctcgtgtaaataaaaatacattttttataatgagaaataaagttctttgaggtaaagaaaaaataacttgtttttttagtttttaatttgaaggAACGTTCTTTTTTAAGCCTGTTGtagatattttaagaaaatgattataaagtatatatattcttCCCCTAAGTGACGGTTTCCTCTGTCAATTTTGGCCTGAGtaatataattgaatataatttCAGGTCCCCACAAATATGGAACTACATCGCAAAAAATTTGCCTGTTGCataataaaagtagaaaaAGTGGGTCAGCGAGCGTAGCCGAAATGTTCGAATATGTACTCAAATTTCAGttcttaacaaatatttatgtaaaaatatggaAGTTTAAAAATAGACGGAGAAACGGGACGGTGAATGAAGAGCTGTATCAAAACTATTTAGATGAAAACACAACAGATAATAAGAACGATGAATTTGTCAATACTGAGAATGAAGATGACAGTTGTgacaataaatattgtaacttCATAGATAAGGCAATATTTGGGCCTacagtaaataataacagtgTCATAGTAAAACCTAATAACACTGGTATAGTAACAAAGTCAATTAATAACGTCGAGAGACGATCAACAAATGAAATCATTAGgcataatttgcaaaaagtacttttttatGAGCAAAACAGTCCATGTACTTCCACAGAAGACATTTTCGTAAGTTTaacagttttgtttattttaaataattgtagtaTTCAAAAGAAGGTTGTATAGCTTTCTTTTTGTACTGTTTGTGCCACTGGCctctaaaaaaagaaacattaaacaaagaaatctaggagtttgttgtaaattgTCATTACTTGTTTTACTAATTGATATTGCGTATTGGCGGCAAATTTTAGCAGAACAGCGAATCGCGTGCAGTATAATTTTAACAGGCGCAAAAATTTGTTCATAATATAGTCTCTGCATAAAGTTTTtagtgatataaaaatataagaattacttagataatattttataatttttaggatGGTTGCGAGTGCAAAGACGATATAACCTATGTGAGAGGTACCGTCACAGTTTCTTCAACAGGAGCCTGTGAAGTATAATACAAATCCTAAATGTAtgcaattacttttttttggtTATAAGATTTTCCTACAAAATCAACAAAATTTTCCCCTGGCGTTTGTAACGAGCAAAATATTTTCCAACATTCCACAATATACCAAggagttataaatatttggaGTCACGATCCTCCCCTGCATGAGGAGTGAGATGGGTATAGTTGAAAGgaatatttagataaattcATCCCCTATACCTATCTCACTTTTGCAAACTTCGGGAGTATTATGATACCAATAACGTAGATTCCattcaaatgtatttttttctctGCATTAACAGTCTGGACCATCCGAGCTCACTAATAgtaatagtttgttttaatttaaatttagaataggCAAACGTTAATTGTTTGTGTATTGATTTATGAACTTTGTGATAATTAATGAGGAAATATAAATCGGCACTATTCCGtctagttataaaatattcgatttttttttaaattttgatgcAAACGATTGTTGAAAATCGCAATTCgtagtaatttataaactcATGGATAgaagataaattaaaagaataaGATCTTATAGcttaagattttataaattttgaaatcaAATCATGTTACACAATTTATAACACtatctaaaaataacttttgatgAACGAATCATAAATATTTCCCAATATCCAATGCCTTAATGTCGATTTCCTCACAGAGATTTGTAAAACCTCCTTCAACGTCATGGCACGCTAGTAGAAACGACCTCCTGTGACGTTTCCTGATGTTTCCACGCCAACTTTGATACCTTTGAAAATTACTGAAAACAATTTCAGCATCGgggttttatgaaaaattctGCTATTATGTCAAAGGAAATTTTCAGTACCTTGCTACGAACTACGTCACgcatgtaaacgctacgccGCTACGAAAAATGGACGTCATGTTACAAGGGTACTATAAAATGCTTGAGATGTGAAATCAGTGGAGAAAATTCGAATTTTCCGATCCCTGAGTGCCAAGTGCCGTATTAGACTATatcaaatgtaattaaaatttagtttttttaaagtaataatattgatGTAGAAATTGTGTAAGactattaaaagtattaaaacaagtttaattctaattatttttaaacataaatctCTATGCAAATATAACAAGGGTGGAGTAGAAGTGGTTGGGGGAAATAACCCCTCGCCCTCCGAACATCGAGTACCGTTAGATATCGTTGTCCCCTTCAAATGTTAGAACTCTGCTTTTACTATGGACTCCTAGTAACCTCTCTAGCAATGTGTGGTGAGAAAATCGTTTGGGTGTAGGGTTGTCTCGATATAATTTGACACTAATTTGTATACAGTTTGAAAATATAGAATAGCGAAAGCGTTATTAAACTAATGATATTTATgagtttataaaacaattaaatatagataaaaatatattcacagGGTCCAGCTTACTAATGTCTAActgcaatttaaaatattcataagtaACTAATTCATACAAAGAGTTGCTTTATACAAACAAATCATTCATGCCAAGGTCGACGTTCCTATCAAATTTCAATGTGGTCTGCATTATCTACGtacgtaaatataatttaatactctAACAGACTCAATCAATCCCGATTAACTGATCATCCACGTTCTAGTTTAATGATACTGTTGTTACTAACAAGTCAATACCGTTCATTCCATGACATACATTTGCAGTTAGTGCTCTATTCAAAATGAATATACGTTTtctgtatataatattcatatgTTTCTGTACGGTGTATTCTAATGAAGAAAAGAAGAAATGTGAAGAAGTCACAGTGCACGATAAACCACATAGAAAACATGTTTTAAGTATGGGTCTAAATCGG includes:
- the LOC125055903 gene encoding uncharacterized protein LOC125055903 isoform X2, whose amino-acid sequence is MVFTVPINMFLLPDYEEHATGSKPASIWKLFKIPSIIITGLVIVIMSNTWAFLDPTLEPHLRQFSLSTKQIGLIFLLLSSLYGIFSPIWGWVADRVHNHWCMMVWGLFLSSIGLLLLGPCPYIPGLPQDLWLDLVALSILGMSVALTLLPTFQGVLTSSIYEGGCPEAIATYSAVAGVWSCCYSLGEVLGPAVGGALAERYGFPFCATLCAVACFVMGIITLAFFSLRESSKWIDDSISDSIPYTDSTWNSNFYRTQSAPASQMAEHTPLISNSCTGNGPHKYGTTSQKICLLHNKSRKSGSASVAEMFEYVLKFQFLTNIYVKIWKFKNRRRNGTVNEELYQNYLDENTTDNKNDEFVNTENEDDSCDNKYCNFIDKAIFGPTVNNNSVIVKPNNTGIVTKSINNVERRSTNEIIRHNLQKVLFYEQNSPCTSTEDIFDGCECKDDITYVRGTVTVSSTGACEV